From a single Herbiconiux sp. SALV-R1 genomic region:
- a CDS encoding HEAT repeat domain-containing protein — MSSPSAYRADLAGLPAGEWAGYLAEHSGLPGPRANLTLAQAVADTADERMLHTLSESTDEYEALCGTIGLGRLLAEAPAEHSPQLARRLADLATDDRWRVREGVALALQRLGDADRPAFWALLTNWSGEWHTAAPPSADGLLRARAVAAAAAEPRLVKQHADALGALRLLDGCTALLLSVPAESRRADARLAEAVRVLRQTLGYAFSVVGVAAPAETFSALERLASSNDRDARRIVRDNLTKTRLTKADPTRASALSARLAIS, encoded by the coding sequence GTGAGTTCACCAAGCGCCTACCGTGCCGATCTGGCCGGTCTACCGGCGGGAGAGTGGGCCGGCTACCTGGCCGAGCACTCGGGTCTGCCCGGGCCGCGGGCGAACCTCACGCTCGCCCAGGCGGTGGCCGACACGGCAGACGAGCGGATGCTGCACACCCTCAGCGAAAGCACAGACGAATACGAGGCCCTCTGCGGCACGATCGGGCTCGGCCGGCTGCTCGCCGAGGCACCCGCGGAGCATTCCCCGCAGCTCGCGCGGCGCCTCGCCGACCTCGCCACCGACGACCGCTGGCGGGTGCGCGAGGGCGTCGCCCTGGCGCTGCAGCGCCTGGGCGACGCCGACCGGCCCGCGTTCTGGGCGCTGCTGACGAACTGGTCGGGGGAGTGGCACACTGCCGCCCCGCCCTCCGCAGACGGACTGCTGCGCGCCCGCGCGGTGGCCGCGGCGGCGGCCGAGCCGCGCCTGGTCAAGCAGCACGCCGACGCCCTCGGCGCCCTGCGCTTGCTCGACGGCTGCACGGCTCTGCTCCTGAGCGTCCCCGCCGAGTCGCGTCGCGCTGACGCGCGGCTCGCCGAGGCCGTGCGCGTGCTCCGCCAGACCCTCGGCTACGCCTTCAGCGTCGTCGGCGTCGCCGCCCCCGCCGAGACCTTCTCCGCCCTCGAGCGCTTGGCCTCGTCGAACGACCGGGATGCACGCCGGATCGTCCGCGACAACCTCACCAAGACCCGTCTCACGAAGGCCGACCCGACCCGCGCATCCGCTCTCAGCGCCCGCCTAGCGATCAGCTGA
- a CDS encoding type B 50S ribosomal protein L31, protein MKTDIHPTYEAVVFRDLASGATFLTRSTVSSSKTIEWEDGNTYPVIDVEISSESHPFYTGKQRILDSAGRVEKFNSRYKGFGGSK, encoded by the coding sequence CCACGTACGAAGCAGTGGTTTTCCGCGACCTCGCCTCGGGCGCGACCTTCCTCACCCGTTCCACCGTGTCGTCGTCGAAGACGATCGAGTGGGAAGACGGCAACACCTACCCCGTCATCGACGTCGAGATCTCGTCGGAGTCGCACCCGTTCTACACGGGCAAGCAGCGCATCCTCGACTCCGCCGGTCGCGTCGAGAAGTTCAACAGCCGCTACAAGGGCTTCGGCGGCAGCAAGTAA